DNA sequence from the Pirellulales bacterium genome:
GGGAAACTGCAGGCCGGGTGTCATCCCCTTGAGGACTTGTAGTGAGGCCATGGTGGGCAAGCGGCCAGAGGCGACAAGTGGTCCCGTGTCCGGTCGACGCGTTGCACCATCGAGCGCACAAATCGGCCGGAATCATTCCCCATCGGGACAGTTGTCCGCGATTCTACGGCTCGCCCGCCGGGGGCGTCAACGGGCCGGAAATTCCGCGTCGTTGGCGACATGCGATGCCAGCAATGCGAAACGCTGCAGGTCATTCTGTCGCTTGACGATCGCGCGGCACGCGGTGAGACTGGCCCGGAAATCGACGTCGATCCCGCCGATCGCCGCGGCCCGGTGAGGACGTAGCCACTTCTCTGGATACCAAGATGCCCAAGATCGGTGTCGGCCTTGTCGGCAGCCAATTTATCACCACGCAGCACTATGAAGCGCTAAGGCAAGTGCCTGACGCCGAGGTGCTGGCGGTCGCGTCGCCGACGATCGAACACGTCCGCACGTTCGCCGAGAAGCGCGGCATCCCGCGCTGGTTCGTCGACTATCGCGAGATGTACGAGCGGCCCGAGATCCAACTGGTGGTGCTAGGGCTGCCGAATTATTTGCATTGCGACGCCGTGGTGGCGGCGGCCCAGGCCGGCAAGCACGTGGTGCTGGAAAAGCCGATGGCCATGAACCTGGCCGAATGCGACCAGATGATCGAGGCCTGCCGTCGGGCGAACGTCAAGCTGATGTACGCCGAAGAGCTGTGCTTTGCGCCCAAGTACACGCGGCTCAAGCAACTGGTTGATTCGGGCGCGCTTGGCAAGCCGCACCTGGTCAAGCAGATGGAAAAGCACAGCGGCCCGCACGCCGCCTGGTTTTACGATACGAAGCACAGCGGCGGCGGCGTGGCGCTCGACATGGGCTGTCATGCCGTGGAATTTTTTCGTTGGCTGCTCTCCGGCCCCGACTGCGCGAACCGCCCGCGCGCCACGAGTGTCTACGCACAGATGGGCACCTACCTGCACGGCGACAAGACGCGCGCCGACGACGAATCGTTGATCATCGTCGAATTCGACAACGGCTGCGTCGGCATGGCTGAAGAAAGCTGGGCCAAGCTGGGCGGCATGGACGACCGCGCCGAGGTGTATGGCTCGCAGGGACACGCCTATGCCGACTTGCTGCGTGGCAACTCGATTCACACTTATTCCGAACGCGGCTACGACTATGCTGTCGAAAAGGCCAGCCAGACTTCGGGCTGGAGTTTCACGATCTACGAAGAAAACTGGAATTACGGCTTCCCGCAAGAGATGGCCCACTTCGTCGAGTGTGTGCGCGACGACAAGCAACCGATCGTCACCGGCGAGGATGGTCGGGCGACGCTGGAAATCATCATGGCGGCGTACGCCTCGGCCGGCACGGGAAAGAAAATCTCGTTGCCGTTCAAGACAGACGCGAAGCGGCCGATCGATTTGTGGCGGAAGTAGGCAGATCTCGTAGGGTGTGCCGCGCACACCATTCTGTCGCTGCTCCATGAGGCAGATGAGAGCCGTGCTGAATCATTGGTGCCCATAGGGCACCCTAGAAGAAGCTCGCGCCTCGAAAACCTTGATGCAACTCGCCGACGTCATTCCCTGGGGTCGATCGCTCGATGAATATCGGGCGATGTTCGACCTGTCGGACACGGATCTCTCGCGGCGGATTCTTGGGTGTGGCGATGGGCCGGCCAGCTTCAATGCCGAAGGGACAGCGCTGGGTCACGCTGTCACATCGTGCGATCCCATCTATGCCTTCACCGGACCGCAGATCGAAGCACGCGTGTAC
Encoded proteins:
- a CDS encoding Gfo/Idh/MocA family oxidoreductase, with translation MPKIGVGLVGSQFITTQHYEALRQVPDAEVLAVASPTIEHVRTFAEKRGIPRWFVDYREMYERPEIQLVVLGLPNYLHCDAVVAAAQAGKHVVLEKPMAMNLAECDQMIEACRRANVKLMYAEELCFAPKYTRLKQLVDSGALGKPHLVKQMEKHSGPHAAWFYDTKHSGGGVALDMGCHAVEFFRWLLSGPDCANRPRATSVYAQMGTYLHGDKTRADDESLIIVEFDNGCVGMAEESWAKLGGMDDRAEVYGSQGHAYADLLRGNSIHTYSERGYDYAVEKASQTSGWSFTIYEENWNYGFPQEMAHFVECVRDDKQPIVTGEDGRATLEIIMAAYASAGTGKKISLPFKTDAKRPIDLWRK